A stretch of the Acyrthosiphon pisum isolate AL4f chromosome A2, pea_aphid_22Mar2018_4r6ur, whole genome shotgun sequence genome encodes the following:
- the LOC100169127 gene encoding cytochrome c oxidase assembly protein COX18, mitochondrial: MCLSNLLIIEIQTQSRNKEPTRNQKIITNIFRGLTIIMMPLSCFLPSGVSLYWTASSIYGLSQNLFLLSPQVRKCFGIPKTPYNNEHPYKYILHKTKSKLKIS, encoded by the exons ATGTGTCTATCAAATCTTTTAATTATTGag attcaaACACAATCACGAAACAAAGAACCAACACGTAATCAAAAAATCATAACAAACATCTTTCGAGGTCTTACTATTATCATGATGCCACTTTCATGTTTCCTGCCATCA ggtGTGAGCTTATATTGGACTGCATCAAGTATTTACGGTCTATCTCAAAACTTATTCTTATTGTCTCCACAAGTTCGTAAATGTTTTGGAATACCAAAAACACCTTACAATAATGAACATCCgtacaaatatatattgcaTAAGACTAAATCTAAGTTAAAAATTTCTTGA
- the LOC100160261 gene encoding uncharacterized protein LOC100160261 has translation MKGCTIFVILLFFNNEALCVVRYTDAVTRPSLTEEHLNWNAFNGNTNTGIKNGRLRENNAPENKPIASSIYKQQTKSPQDINNENNAFISDGKNCPTKTTTGLFPILSNCQTFLNCFKGRGYVQSCGPGTLFNPNSLECDFPAKVQCLDGNPSKIDSSFINRNPSQNFDLNAETSNQDRVFISNTNEYQPQSTNQYQPHSTNQYQPQPTNQYQPQSTNQYQPQSNNPLVGTQFIVEGQNFNTDTSQHFGSAVTTDYGLQTGESKPLYGSSLVANGYNQQNAEVQSQQFYPDKQNHNFAPQNTPGGQEFISRLPPKSEAANYPGQNQQQPPNSQNMFQNPPINRNPNYQGPVQQQFPIRQNFNQNPPSNPEPINSNTNYPGSTQQQFPIQQNFNKNPPRTNPNEYVNPIQGTIPFSNGQSIVEGNQFLPNPNNYGIPNNYGNVQETQNTYLSEQEQINQPKNKIRFPFPYPNPQFGYNGYQKPVSSNPSNVNPNSWIREQLKGRRGSSSSSNYNTNEQPEYYEEFQTPNNQFNKPASTFDLGNKQQTEQNKPNNFPNNYDSSRGASQTHIDYGQQSSIPNGQGYNSKSSPDYSAHSVVNEHEQSQYSNPIPQDRRTNGDSKMNKQFQIVVPNISKPIDNIQQSKQPNTDLSFNSDSAGKKLSNNYNDLQYPKQKENVGKIQYPSYTDNIQSPSQESPVYSPSTTNSKCPIGFNGIKPHPTECAKFLSCANGRSFEMDCGPGTLFNPTISVCDYPYNVECNKLVKNTPTTIDNYIYTTPTPIQEVYTPLIDVRQEFDHETSNSDLVTETELLENHNQAVLETLPNENKQSKILRNPTSIDLPDNFLQNSSIMYTPPKISNNKVNKNIAVRIDLKPNSTQSIRLRGGPKSSEGFLQVQGKPFQWGVVCDELNSWTIEKADIVCKQLGFKRGAEQTWQGLTVTTDNPTRLLRNIGITKVSCNGQESVFHNCKLQNDKTCNVERDAVWVKCRSNSGSECQPEEVSYDGKCYKLFVPVSEKQNKVQDIGYSKAEALEHCLKRGGKLLDISSQKENDFISEWLYRQKTEGPILTSGVGVSLLGSPIWIWEGTENPFVYQNWWPGWEFKKAVSPNIQTNRALCIVLQKSFPCPSNPNSTKLCDSEYYHWEAIDCGTKTDRLPYVCERDVDDIGCVNGAGSDYIGSANTTSYGNACLLWEDQQVLVAMKYRVSEKTRRSLLNKHNKCRNPDGTDLQPWCYVQTSNGIVRSEFCDIPVCNAAAKSPKVSRMIEEPKCDAGFFECQPNECITQAWVCDNQADCSNGMDEKNCSNIMDNFIKTSEALLTNHEAEKWLHTTVNTCANRCMQADGFVCQSFSHNKNDQTCILNEKTKTDNTTVLESDKDWDYYETDKALCIGKFICENGNCVDKSKECDGHNDCGDRSDETKCTKDMMGYEIRLMGGNTTNEGRVEVKVLGEWGVICDDKFDLREANVICRELGFLSSVAVKPNSYYGVPNKTRFVLDDLNCNGTENSLYSCQFKEWGVHDCNAQESAGVVCRVAGGKACSNDEFECKSGECVPARFLCDSFADCTDGSDEIPERCNLPLEIRLVGGNERRAGMEGRVEVRQFGVWGTVCDDDFGTNEALVICNGLGFKGTAEFKKEAAFGPGNGLIWLDQLRCTGNETTLEDCLHEKWGSNNCKHSEDVSVICHLDTKKTNDTPTPETKAKSALLKKMNLKELMSHQCGKRLVTVPKSMSMMQQRIASGFNTERGDHPWQASIRSTTPAGQTEHVCGAVIISKYHVLTAAHCVRDLDKDFYYVRIGDYNMGTLEDSEQDIYIDKIYIHENFEVNVKLNNDIAVIKLKTSGAGIKFNQYVQPICLPSEVIKLKSNMNCTITGWGSDGSIGSSFAKTMRSATVPIIDMKICNAAYVYGKQTISSGMFCAGNLDGGADACQGDSGGPMVCSTELGETVMGITSWGYGCGRANKPGVYTNVQHYEDWLSKTLLK, from the exons ATGAAAGGTTGCACCATTTTTGTaattctacttttttttaataatgaagcATTGTGT GTTGTTCGCTACACGGATGCAGTTACTAGACCATCACTTACTGAGGAGCATTTGAATTGGAATGCATTTAATGGAAATACTAATACTGGAATAAAAAATGGCCGTCTCAGAGAAAACAATGCACCTGAAAACAAACCTATTGCTTCttcaatttataaacaacagACAAAGAGTCCCCAGGATATAAACAATGag AATAATGCGTTTATATCGGATGGAAAGAATTGtccaacaaaaacaacaactgGCTTATTCCCTATTCTATCAAattgtcaaacatttttaaattgctttaaAGGTCGTGGGTATGTCCAGTCATGTGGACCAGGAACTTTATTCAATCCCAATAGTTTAGAATGTGATTTTCCCGCTAAAGTACAATGTCTAGATGGAAATCCATCAAAAATTGATTCATCATTCATAAATAGAAATCCTAgtcagaattttgatttaaacgCTGAGACTTCTAATCAAGATCGTGTATTTATTAGCAATACTAATGAGTACCAACCTCAATCCACTAATCAATATCAACCTCATTCAACTAATCAATACCAGCCTCAACCAACGAATCAATATCAGCCTCAATCAACCAATCAATATCAGCCTCAATCAAATAATCCATTAGTTGGAACACAATTTATTGTTGAAGGTCAAAATTTCAATACAGATACTTCGCAACATTTTGGTTCAGCCGTGACCACAGATTATGGTTTACAAACTGGTGAGTCTAAGCCACTTTATGGATCTAGTTTAGTGGCCAATGGATATAATCAACAAAATGCTGAAGTACAGTCACAGCAGTTTTATCCAgataaacaaaatcataattttgcTCCACAAAATACGCCTGGGGGACAAGAATTTATATCAAGACTCCCTCCAAAATCAGAAGCAGCTAATTATCCAGGACAAAATCAACAGCAACCCCCTAACAGtcaaaatatgtttcaaaatcCACCAATTAATAGAAACCCAAATTATCAAGGACCTGTTCAGCAACAATTCCCTATCAGACAAAATTTCAATCAAAATCCACCATCAAACCCTGAGCcaattaatagtaatacaaaCTATCCTGGCTCTACTCAACAGCAGTTTCCTattcaacaaaattttaataaaaatccacCAAGGACCAATCCCAATGAATATGTGAATCCAATACAAGGAACTATACCATTTTCAAACGGTCAGTCAATTGTTGAAGGTAATCAATTTTTACCTAATCCAAATAACTATGGGATACCCAATAATTATGGTAATGTTCAAGAAACCCAGAATACTTATTTATCTGAACAAGAACAAATAAatcaaccaaaaaataaaataagatttccATTCCCATATCCTAATCCTCAATTCGGTTATAATGGATATCAAAAACCAGTTTCATCAAATCCTTCTAATGTTAATCCAAATTCTTGGATTCGAGAACAGCTTAAGGGGAGACGAGGTTCTAGTTCTAGctctaattataatacaaatgaaCAACCTGAATATTATGAAGAATTTCAAACACCCaataatcaattcaacaaaccAGCATCGACCTTCGATTTAGGTAATAAACAACAAACAGAgcaaaataaaccaaataattttccaaataattATGATTCGTCAAGAGGTGCAAGTCAAACTCACATAGATTATGGGCAACAATCTTCTATACCAAATGGTCAAGGTTATAACTCAAAATCTTCACCTGATTATTCAGCTCACTCCGTGGTTAATGAACATGAACAATCACAATATTCAAATCCAATACCACAAGATAGACGAACTAATGGAGACTCAAAAATGAATAAGCAATTTCAAATAGTTGTTCCTAATATTTCCAAACCTattgataatatacaacaatCAAAACAACCAAACACAGATTTGAGCTTTAATAGCGATTCTGCTggcaaaaaattatcaaataattataatgatttacaataccctaaacaaaaagaaaatgtaGGTAAAATTCAATATCCTAGttacacagataatattcaATCTCCTTCACAAGAATCTCCTGTATACTCACCATCAACTACTAATTCTAAGTGTCCAATTGGCTTCAATGGTATTAAACCACATCCTACAGAATGCGCCAAGTTTCTAAGTTGTGCAAATGGTAGATCATTTGAAATGGACTGTGGTCCTGGAACATTGTTTAACCCTACTATATCTGTATGTGATTACCCGTATAATGTAGAATGCAAtaaacttgtaaaaaatacaccaaccacaatagataattatatatatactacaccAACTCCAATACAAGAAGTTTATACTCCACTCATTGATGTGAGACAAGAATTTGATCACGAAACTAGTAATAGTGATCTGGTAACTGAAACTGAACTACTAGAAAATCATAATCAAGCTGTGTTAGAAACTTTACCAAACGAAAATAAACAGTCAAAAATCTTAAGAAACCCAACATCTATTGATTTACCAGATAATTTTTTGCAAAACTCTTCTATTATGTATACACCCCCTAAGATTTCAAACAACAAAGTCAACAAAAATATAGCAGTAAGAATTGATTTGAAACCAAATAGTACTCAGTCAATTCGGTTACGAGGAGGTCCAAAAAGCTCTGAAGGATTTTTACAAGTTCAAGGAAAGCCTTTTCAATGGGGTGTAGTTTGTGATGAACTCAACTCGTGGACAATCGAGAAAGCAGATATTGTTTGTAAACAACTTGGATTTAAAAG aggAGCAGAACAAACATGGCAAGGTTTAACTGTAACGACTGATAATCCTACTAGATTGTTAAGAAATATAGGAATTACCAAAGTATCATGTAATGGCCAAGAAAGTGTATTTCATAATTGCAAACTCCAAAATG ataaaacttGTAATGTCGAAAGAGATGCCGTCTGGGTAAAATGTCGATCAAATTCAGGCTCTGAATGTCAACCAGAGGAAGTGTCGTATGatggaaaatgttataaattatttgttcctgtatcagaaaaacaaaataaagttcaagACATTGGCTACAGCAAAGCTGAAGCATTGGAACACTGTCTTAAACGAGGAGGAAAACTTTTAGATATTAGCTCACAa aaagaAAATGATTTCATATCTGAATGGTTATATAGACAGAAAACAGAAGGCCCTATCCTAACATCGGGAGTTGGTGTATCATTATTAGGAAGCCCCATATGGATTTGGGAAGGCACTGAAAATCCATTTGTGTACCAAAATTGGTGGCCAG GTTGGGAATTCAAAAAAGCTGTTTCACCCAATATCCAAACAAACCGTGCTCTAtgtattgttttacaaaaatcatTCCCTTGTCCTTCAAATCCAAACAGCACAAAATTATGTGACTCTGAGTACTATCACTGGGAAGCAATTGATTGTGGAACAAAGACTGATAGACTACCTTATGTTTGTGAACGAGATGTTGATGACATTG GTTGTGTGAATGGGGCCGGTTCAGATTACATTGGTTCAGCAAATACGACTTCTTATGGTAATGCCTGCTTATTGTGGGAAGATCAACAAGTTTTAGTAGCCATGAAATATAGAGTATCAGAAAAAACACGAAGATCATTATTAAACAAGCACAACAAATGTAGGAACCCTGATGGTACTGATTTACAGCCGTGGTGTTATGTACAAACTTCAAATGGAATTGTACGAAGTGAATTTTGTGATATACCTGTCTGTAACGCTGCTGCTAAATCACCAAAAG tCAGTCGAATGATTGAAGAACCAAAATGTGATGCAGGATTTTTTGAATGTCAACCTAATGAATGTATAACTCAAGCTTGGGTTTGTGATAATCAAGCC gattGTAGTAACGGTATGGATGAAAAGAATTGTTCTAATATTAtggacaattttattaaaacttctgAAGCTCTATTAACAAACCATGAAGCTGAAAAATGGCTTCACACTACTGTTAACACATGTGCTAACCGTTGCATGCAAGCAGATGGTTTTGTTTGTCAATCATTTTCTCATAA taaaaatgaTCAAACTTgtatattgaatgaaaaaacaaaaactgacAACACAACAGTTTTAGAATCTGATAAAGATTGGGATTACTACGAAACTGATAAAGCTCTTTGTATAGGAAAGTTCATTTGCGAAAATGGAAATTGTGTTGATAAATCaaag gAATGTGATGGACATAATGATTGCGGAGATCGTAGCGATGAAACTAAATGTACTAAAGATATGATGGGATATGAGATTAGACTGATGGGGGGCAATACCACTAATGAAGGACGTGTGGAAGTCAAAG tCCTTGGTGAATGGGGAGTTATATGTGATGATAAATTTGATTTGCGAGAAGCTAATGTCATCTGTCGAGAACTTGGATTCCTAAGTTCTGTTGCTGTAAAACCAAATTCCTATTATGGAGTGCCAAATAAAACAAGATTTGTGTTGGATGATCTAAATTGCAATGGAACTGAAAATTCATTATACTCTTGCCAATTCAAAGAGTGGGGAGTTCATGATTGCAATGCTCAagag TCGGCTGGTGTGGTGTGTAGAGTTGCTGGTGGGAAAGCTTGTTCAAATGACGAATTTGAGTGTAAATCTGGAGAATGTGTTCCAGCACGTTTCCTGTGTGATTCGTTTGCAGATTGTACTGATGGATCAGACGAAATACCAGAACGTTGTAAT TTGCCTTTAGAGATCCGTTTAGTTGGTGGCAACGAACGCCGAGCAGGTATGGAAGGCAGAGTTGAAGTACGTCAGTTTGGTGTATGGGGAACGGTGTGTGATGATGATTTTGGTACGAACGAGGCGCTGGTCATTTGTAACGGTCTAGGTTTTAAGGGGACAGCTGAA tttaaaaaagaaGCAGCTTTTGGCCCCGGAAATGGACTGATCTGGTTAGATCAATTGCGGTGCACAGGCAACGAAACAACTTTGGAAGATTGTTTACATGAGAAATGGGGATCCAACAATTGTAAACACAGCGAAGACGTGTCTGTTATTTGTCATTTGGATACTAAAAAa ACGAACGACACACCGACACCGGAAACGAAGGCGAAAAGTGCATTGCTGAAGAAAATGAACCTAAAAGAACTGATGTCCCATCAGTGTGGAAAGCGGTTGGTGACGGTGCCAAAGTCAATGAGTATGATGCAACAGAGAATCGCGTCGGGATTTAATACCGAGAGAGGGGACCATCCTTGGCAG gcAAGTATTAGATCGACGACACCGGCTGGTCAAACAGAACACGTTTGCGGAGCGGTAATCATTTCCAAGTACCACGTATTAACGGCTGCACATTGCGTACGTGATTTGGATAAAGACTTCTACTACGTTAGGATCGGTGACTACAACATGGGG ACGCTTGAAGACTCCGAACAAGATATTTATATCGACAAAATTTATATTCACGAGAATTTCGAGGTAAACGTTAAATTGAACAACGATATAGccgtaataaaattgaaaactagcGGCGCGGGCATCAAGTTCAATCAATACGTGCAGCCAATTTGTTTGCCATCGGAAGTCATCAAATTAAAATCCAATATGAATTGCACCATCACCGGATGGGGATCAGACGGTTCCATCGGTTCGA gTTTCGCTAAGACCATGAGATCGGCAACGGTGCCGATAATAGACATGAAAATTTGTAACGCTGCTTATGTGTATGGAAAACAGACGATTAGCAGCGGCATGTTTTGTGCGGGTAACTTAGACGGCGGAGCCGACGCCTGTCAAGGCGATTCCGGCGGCCCTATGGTCTGCTCTACGGAATTAG GTGAAACTGTTATGGGTATAACGAGTTGGGGTTATGGCTGCGGACGAGCCAACAAGCCAGGAGTGTATACCAATGTCCAGCATTACGAAGATTGGCTGTCAAAAACTTTATTGAAATGA